In a genomic window of Primulina huaijiensis isolate GDHJ02 unplaced genomic scaffold, ASM1229523v2 scaffold37281, whole genome shotgun sequence:
- the LOC140968550 gene encoding probable inactive receptor kinase At4g23740 has product MAKHPFFVGILFLFSLVEFSFSRVLVHSDKRALLDFVNKLPHFHFLNWNEELPVCKNWTGITCSEDGTRVISVRLPGVGFQGPIPRNTLTRLTALQILSLRSNGINGSFPTDFGNLKNLSFLYLQYNNFSGPLPLDFSVWSNLTFVDLSNNGFNGSIPSSLSSLSQLTALNLANNSLSGEIPELPLPNLQLLNLSQNNLVGSVPESLHRFPKSSFFGNNESLLEYNVTSPPLVLPPRDLNPNGKFKNGGKLSERALLGIVIAASVLGILGFGFVLLVCLLRRKSVDSFPGKLEKGDMSPEKAISRNRETSNKMAFFEGCNYAFDLEDLLRASAEVLGKGTFGTAYKAILEDATMVVVKRLKDINVGKREFEQQMEVIGSIKHENVTELRAYYFSKDEKLMVYDYYSQGSVASMLHGKQGEDRCPLDWETRLKIAIGASRGIARIHRENGGKLVHGNVKSSNVFLNPRKFGCVSDLGLSAITASLAPTLARAAGYRAPEVTDTRKATQPSDVYSFGVMLLELLTGKPPIHTTNGDEMVQLVRWVHSVVREEWTAEVFDVELLRYPNIEEDLVEMLQIAMACVVRMPDQRPKMVEIVKMIENIRQMDPMKPASSETKSENTTRLAPPSPPPGF; this is encoded by the exons ATGGCGAAACATCCATTTTTTGTGGGAATCTTGTTCTTGTTTTCACTGGTGGAATTCAGTTTTTCTCGAGTACTTGTTCATAGTGACAAGCGAGCTTTGCTTGATTTTGTAAACAAGCTGCCGCATTTCCATTTCTTGAACTGGAATGAAGAACTTCCAGTGTGCAAGAACTGGACCGGAATCACTTGCAGTGAAGATGGCACTCGAGTGATATCGGTAAGATTGCCTGGGGTTGGGTTTCAAGGCCCAATTCCAAGAAATACTTTGACCCGCTTAACCGCGTTGCAGATCTTGAGTCTCAGATCCAATGGCATTAATGGTTCTTTCCCCACGGATTTCGGTAACCTCAAAAACTTGAGTTTCCTTTATCTTCAGTACAATAATTTCTCAGGTCCCTTGCCTCTGGATTTCTCTGTTTGGAGTAACTTAACATTTGTTGACTTGTCAAATAATGGGTTTAATGGGAGTATTCCTAGTTCACTTTCGAGTTTGAGTCAGCTCACAGCTTTGAATCTTGCTAACAACTCACTTTCTGGTGAGATTCCTGAGCTGCCTTTGCCAAATTTGCAGTTGCTGAATTTGTCACAGAATAATCTTGTTGGTAGTGTGCCTGAATCACTTCATAGGTTCCCAAAATCCTCATTTTTTGGTAATAATGAGTCTTTATTGGAGTATAACGTCACTAGTCCCCCTCTTGTTCTGCCTCCTCGTGATCTAAATCCAaatggaaaatttaaaaatggtgGGAAATTGAGTGAAAGGGCTTTGCTTGGAATTGTAATAGCTGCTTCTGTTCTTGGGattcttggttttggttttGTGTTACTTGTTTGCTTACTTAGGAGAAAATCTGTGGATAGTTTCCCTGGGAAATTGGAAAAAGGGGATATGTCCCCTGAAAAGGCAATTTCTCGTAACCGAGAAACGAGCAATAAGATGGCTTTCTTTGAGGGATGCAACTATGCATTTGATTTGGAAGATTTGTTGAGGGCTTCTGCTGAAGTTTTGGGGAAAGGTACGTTTGGGACTGCATATAAGGCGATACTAGAGGACGCAactatggtggtggtgaagagGTTGAAAGATATAAACGTCGGAAAGAGGGAATTCGAGCAACAGATGGAGGTTATCGGAAGCATCAAGCATGAGAATGTGACTGAGTTGAGGGCTTACTATTTCTCGAAAGATGAAAAACTTATGGTCTATGATTATTATAGTCAGGGAAGTGTGGCTTCAATGTTACATG GAAAACAAGGGGAAGATCGGTGCCCTCTAGATTGGGAAACTCGACTAAAGATAGCCATTGGTGCATCGAGGGGCATTGCTCGTATCCATAGAGAAAATGGGGGCAAACTAGTTCATGGAAACGTCAAATCATCGAACGTATTTCTAAATCCTCGAAAATTCGGATGTGTGTCAGATCTTGGCCTTTCAGCAATAACAGCGTCATTAGCTCCAACACTTGCTCGTGCGGCTGGCTATCGTGCGCCGGAGGTTACAGACACTCGTAAAGCAACACAACCCTCTGATGTGTATAGTTTTGGTGTGATGCTACTTGAGTTACTAACTGGGAAACCTCCTATCCACACGACTAACGGTGATGAGATGGTTCAGTTGGTTAGATGGGTGCACTCGGTTGTTCGAGAAGAATGGACTGCAGAGGTGTTCGATGTGGAATTGCTGAGGTATCCAAATATTGAAGAAGATTTAGTAGAGATGTTGCAGATAGCGATGGCCTGCGTGGTGAGAATGCCGGATCAGAGGCCCAAAATGGTGGAAATAGTCAAAATGATCGAAAATATACGACAAATGGATCCTATGAAACCCGCGTCTTCTGAGACCAAATCTGAAAATACGACGAGGTTGGCACCCCCGTCACCACCACCCGGTTTTTGA